From Methanospirillum lacunae, a single genomic window includes:
- a CDS encoding response regulator, protein MNSERKKILIVEDEFITSMDLTENLESMGFLVPATTDVAEDVLPLAREHSPDLILMDINLKGEMTGVEASNLIKKELDIPIIFVTGQSDESTILKAIESEPFGYILKPFDDRSLKTSIAMALYKHSVEHRLKLSEQRYRTIAESSDNLIAILDVNNKFEYINKSGLNLLNTLPEKIIGSSISEIIPSSSANELHQEINNARQLHEKRHIQVQLFIKDKEIWIYSTFIPLNQGNSNNSQILWISYDITNSVHLQNKLNADGLIQIEKNMEQFQILNDEIRNPLAIIATCVSLDEPPSGPQILKAVKRIDDLVTELDKGWIVSNKVRTFLMRHYQHGENLKS, encoded by the coding sequence ATGAATAGTGAAAGAAAGAAGATCCTCATCGTTGAGGATGAGTTCATAACATCTATGGATTTAACTGAAAATCTTGAGTCAATGGGTTTTTTAGTACCTGCTACCACTGATGTAGCAGAAGATGTTTTGCCTCTTGCCCGGGAACATTCTCCAGATCTCATATTGATGGATATTAATCTGAAAGGGGAGATGACCGGAGTCGAGGCCTCTAATCTTATTAAAAAAGAACTTGATATTCCAATAATATTTGTAACTGGTCAATCTGATGAATCTACTATCTTAAAAGCAATAGAAAGTGAACCTTTTGGATATATTTTAAAACCGTTTGATGATCGAAGTCTCAAAACTTCTATTGCAATGGCGTTATACAAGCATTCAGTTGAACACAGATTAAAATTGAGTGAGCAGCGATATCGAACGATTGCCGAATCTTCTGATAATCTTATTGCAATTCTGGATGTTAATAATAAGTTTGAATATATAAATAAATCAGGCTTGAATTTATTAAACACACTACCAGAAAAGATAATCGGATCTTCAATATCGGAAATCATCCCATCTTCGAGTGCGAATGAACTTCACCAGGAAATAAATAATGCCAGGCAATTACACGAAAAAAGACATATTCAGGTTCAATTATTTATAAAGGATAAAGAAATATGGATTTATTCAACATTTATTCCATTAAATCAAGGCAATTCTAACAATTCCCAGATTCTTTGGATATCTTATGACATTACAAATTCAGTCCATCTCCAAAATAAGTTGAATGCTGATGGATTAATCCAAATTGAAAAAAATATGGAGCAATTTCAGATTTTAAACGATGAAATCAGAAATCCTCTCGCAATTATTGCAACTTGTGTGTCTCTTGATGAACCTCCATCCGGGCCTCAAATTCTTAAAGCTGTTAAAAGGATTGATGATTTAGTAACAGAACTGGATAAAGGATGGATCGTTTCCAATAAAGTACGAA